A segment of the Streptomyces pactum genome:
TCGACGGGCATGCGCGGCTCGCGGCCGAGCGTCAGGGTTTCGGTATGTTCGCCGCTGGCATCGCCTCGCGCACCGGAAACCTGGTCAGCCGCCAGTTGGCCCTCACCGACGAACTGCAGGACGCCTTCGGGCACGACGAGGAGCTTCTCGCCCGGTTGATGCGATCCGACCAGTTGACGGTGGGTATGCGGCGGCAGATCGAGAACCTGCTCATCCTGGCAGGTGGGGAGATCCCCGATCCGCACACCGAGCCCATGCGCGTCGCCGACCTGCTGCGCGAAGCCGCCGCGGAAGTCGAGGACTTCCGGCGGATCGAGCGCCAGGCCCTGGACGAGATCAGCGTGGCACCGCGGGTGATCAGCGAGATCAGCCACCTCCTGGCAGAACTCCTGGACAACGCCACCCGGTTCTCCCCGCCGCAGTCGAAGGTGGTCGTCCGTGCCGAACTGGTGACAGACGGGCTGTTGGTCGACATCGAGGACCGCGGGCCTCGGGTGACCGCCGCAACCTACGAGGAGATGAACGGGCGTCTGCACTCGGCCCCGCCGTATTCCGTCCTGGCGGAGAACGCGCACCGGCTCGGACTCTTCGTGGTCGGCCACATCGCCGAACAGCTCGGGGCCACAGTGACGCTGCGCCGCTCGGTATACGGGGGGACGTCGGCCGTGGTGATCCTTCCCGAGGAACTCCTTGTGCCGACCGAACCGGTCCGGGCGGAAAAGGAAGCGCCGCGCACGAACGCGATGCCCGCCCCGGCACCGGGCCCGTCCGACGAACGCAAGCCCGAGCTGGTCCTGCACGCGAAGACCGGGTCGGCCGGCCGTAGGACGCCGGAGCGCTTGCCCGAGCGGCCGGTGGAGAGTAAGCCGTCGGTTCCTTCCCTGACACGGAGCGGTGACGCGAAGCCGGCCCTCCCCGAGCGGGTCCCACAGGCTCACATCGCCGAGCAGCTCCGCGCGCCGCACGCACCGGAGACTGGCGTCCATCAGGATGCGGCGACACCCGAAGAAGTGGCCGACGCCTGGGCGGACTACGAACACGGGACTCAGACAGTGGAAGAAGAACTCCGACGGGATCAGCCATGACGACAACGAACGACATGATCTACAGCGTCCTGGACAACAACCTGAGCAGGATCGCCGGCATCCAGGGAGCCGTGCTCCTGTCCAACGACGGGATCAAGCTCAGCTCGTACGAGCTGGAACGGGACCAGGCGGAGCGCATAGCCGCCGCGTCCTCAGGCATCGCTTCCACGATGAAGGCGATATCCAGGGAGGTCGACGGCGGCCGGGTGATCCGCCAACTGGTCGAGATGGACGACTGCTATCTCTGCATCGTCGGGTGCGGGGAGGGCAGCACGCTCATCGTGGTGACCTCCCGCAAGGCGCGGCTGGGGGAGCTGGGCGGTGAAGCCGTGCGCACCGCCCAGGCGCTCGGTGAGTGGCTGAGCACGCCTGATCGCGGCCAGGCGCAGCCGTCGTAATGGCGGACGAGCCCAGGCCGCGAGAGGGAGGCCACCGCCGGACGCGGCTGTACGCGCTGACCGATGGACGTACGGAGGCTGCACACACCGCCCTCACCATGGACACCACGATCACGGCGGTGGCCGTCGCGGACGGC
Coding sequences within it:
- a CDS encoding roadblock/LC7 domain-containing protein translates to MTTTNDMIYSVLDNNLSRIAGIQGAVLLSNDGIKLSSYELERDQAERIAAASSGIASTMKAISREVDGGRVIRQLVEMDDCYLCIVGCGEGSTLIVVTSRKARLGELGGEAVRTAQALGEWLSTPDRGQAQPS